One window of the Ureibacillus sp. FSL W7-1570 genome contains the following:
- a CDS encoding IS1182 family transposase: protein MFKYYNMNQLVLPLDLEIKLQENDIAFHIHHLVESIPDEAFQPFLRNTGCPAYHPRMMLKIILCAYSQSVFSGRKIEALLKDSIRMMWLAQGYEPSYRTINRFRVHPEVKELIRQCFVQFRCQLVEEKLIDQEAIFIDGTKIEANANKFTFVWKKSIEKYNQNLIEKSNQLYNELLEKEIIPEMERENEGELSVEELAQMVQQVDEVIKEYDQKIETSPDATERKALRSERKYPKQAYKQLIDFILRKQKYQKDLDILGERNSYSKTDLDATFMRMKDDYMKNGQLKAGYNVQIATEGQYALAYSIFPNPTDTRTLIPFLNKIEKDYFPLPKYIVADAGYGSEQNYEDILSNRKCEALIPYTMYEKEQKKKYKQNPFHPDNWMYDEESDTYICPNQQRVTFRYRSVRTDKTGFKRELKIYECENCSGCPFRSSCTKAKEGNHRKVMVNEKWEQQKEYVRAKLSEEKAGSIFRQRKIDVEPVFGFLKANLRFTRFSVRGKSKVENEMGIALMAVNLRKYTANKDQLTKNNGDKWKKENLSWLKFSFFLSRS from the coding sequence ATGTTCAAATATTATAACATGAATCAATTAGTTTTGCCTCTAGATTTAGAAATAAAATTACAAGAAAATGATATTGCCTTCCACATTCACCATTTAGTTGAAAGTATTCCAGATGAAGCCTTCCAGCCGTTTCTTCGAAATACAGGTTGTCCTGCTTATCATCCACGCATGATGCTAAAAATTATTTTGTGTGCCTATTCGCAGTCTGTCTTTTCAGGTCGAAAAATTGAAGCGCTATTAAAGGACAGTATACGAATGATGTGGTTGGCACAAGGATATGAACCAAGTTATCGGACGATCAATCGTTTTCGTGTGCATCCGGAAGTAAAAGAATTAATTCGTCAATGTTTTGTCCAATTCCGTTGCCAACTGGTGGAAGAAAAGTTAATCGATCAAGAAGCCATTTTTATCGATGGTACGAAGATTGAAGCGAATGCCAATAAATTTACTTTCGTATGGAAGAAATCCATTGAAAAATACAACCAAAACTTAATTGAAAAGTCCAATCAGTTATACAACGAACTATTAGAAAAAGAAATCATCCCTGAAATGGAGCGGGAAAATGAGGGAGAACTGTCCGTTGAAGAACTCGCTCAAATGGTGCAACAAGTCGATGAAGTCATTAAGGAATATGACCAAAAGATAGAAACATCGCCCGATGCCACAGAACGAAAAGCATTAAGAAGCGAACGGAAATATCCAAAACAAGCGTACAAACAATTAATAGACTTCATTCTACGAAAACAAAAATACCAAAAAGACTTGGACATCTTGGGGGAACGGAACAGTTATTCCAAAACAGACTTAGATGCGACGTTCATGCGAATGAAAGACGACTATATGAAAAACGGTCAATTGAAAGCTGGATACAACGTACAAATCGCAACAGAAGGTCAATACGCACTAGCTTATAGCATCTTTCCAAATCCTACTGATACACGTACATTAATTCCGTTCTTGAATAAGATAGAAAAGGATTATTTTCCGTTGCCAAAGTATATTGTCGCAGATGCTGGTTATGGTAGTGAACAAAACTATGAAGACATCCTTTCGAATCGAAAATGTGAGGCACTCATTCCATATACCATGTATGAGAAAGAACAAAAGAAGAAATATAAACAAAATCCATTTCATCCAGACAATTGGATGTACGACGAAGAAAGTGATACCTACATTTGTCCAAATCAGCAGCGAGTAACCTTCCGTTATCGTTCTGTACGTACAGATAAGACTGGTTTCAAACGAGAATTGAAAATCTATGAATGTGAAAACTGTTCAGGATGTCCATTTCGTTCATCATGCACAAAAGCAAAGGAAGGCAATCACCGAAAGGTCATGGTGAATGAAAAATGGGAACAACAAAAAGAATATGTAAGAGCGAAGCTTTCAGAAGAAAAAGCTGGTTCTATTTTCCGTCAACGTAAAATAGACGTAGAACCAGTTTTTGGATTCTTGAAGGCTAATTTGCGTTTCACTCGATTTTCCGTTCGAGGAAAATCGAAAGTGGAAAATGAAATGGGCATTGCCTTAATGGCCGTGAATTTACGAAAATACACGGCCAACAAAGATCAACTAACCAAAAATAATGGGGATAAATGGAAAAAGGAGAATTTGAGTTGGCTCAAATTCTCCTTTTTCCTATCTAGAAGCTAG
- the rbsK gene encoding ribokinase, which produces MITVVGSINMDLAVETDIFPRQGETVQGKRFSTIPGGKGANQAVAAARLGSRVRMIGAVGNDSFGKELYDNLKNEKVDVSGVVTTTNSTGIANILLHNRDNRIIVIPGANYDLSKEIIDEHIHHILESQLVMMQLEIPVETIEHVLTICQEKHIPVLLNPAPAKNFRKEWMDQITYLTPNETECEFIFGADWETVLKEHPNKIIVTLGSEGAAFYDGKKIVRISGYKTDAVDTTGAGDTFNGAFAHAICSGNTIEEAVQFANIAASLSVEKFGAQGGMPKLDEVLARLGGHER; this is translated from the coding sequence ATGATAACTGTAGTCGGAAGCATCAATATGGATTTAGCTGTCGAAACGGATATTTTCCCAAGACAAGGTGAAACGGTGCAAGGGAAACGGTTTTCAACAATTCCAGGCGGCAAAGGGGCAAACCAGGCCGTTGCGGCAGCAAGACTGGGCAGCCGGGTACGCATGATTGGAGCAGTTGGAAATGACAGTTTTGGGAAAGAACTTTACGACAATCTGAAAAATGAAAAAGTCGATGTGTCCGGAGTGGTAACAACAACGAATTCAACCGGAATTGCCAATATCTTGTTACATAATCGCGATAATCGCATCATCGTCATACCTGGGGCGAATTATGATTTAAGCAAAGAAATCATTGATGAACATATTCATCACATTCTGGAAAGTCAACTGGTGATGATGCAATTGGAAATTCCGGTAGAAACGATTGAACATGTGTTGACAATTTGTCAGGAAAAGCACATCCCCGTTTTGTTGAATCCGGCGCCAGCGAAAAACTTCAGGAAAGAATGGATGGATCAAATCACTTATTTGACACCCAATGAAACAGAATGTGAATTCATCTTTGGTGCCGATTGGGAAACGGTATTAAAAGAGCATCCGAATAAAATCATTGTCACATTGGGCAGTGAAGGCGCGGCATTTTACGATGGCAAAAAAATTGTGCGAATCTCCGGATATAAAACGGATGCCGTTGATACAACGGGAGCAGGGGATACGTTCAATGGCGCTTTTGCCCATGCGATTTGCAGCGGAAATACCATCGAAGAAGCGGTACAATTTGCCAATATTGCCGCATCCCTTTCCGTGGAAAAGTTTGGGGCCCAAGGCGGCATGCCAAAGTTGGATGAAGTATTAGCACGCTTAGGAGGACATGAACGTTGA
- the rbsD gene encoding D-ribose pyranase encodes MKKHGILNRELAGRFAKLGHTDRIVIADCGLPIPDGVPCIDLSYKLGEPGFLSILEVVLDDLVVESAVLADEIQMENRGLSNELMKALPNISYVPHEEFKRLTEKAKFIIRTGETTPYANVILQCGVIF; translated from the coding sequence TTGAAAAAACATGGAATTTTAAATAGAGAATTGGCCGGCCGGTTTGCCAAATTGGGACATACCGACCGGATCGTCATCGCCGATTGCGGTTTGCCGATACCGGATGGCGTGCCTTGCATCGATTTATCTTATAAATTGGGGGAACCGGGTTTCCTTTCCATCTTGGAAGTAGTGCTTGATGATTTGGTGGTCGAAAGTGCGGTACTTGCGGATGAAATCCAAATGGAGAATAGAGGGCTTTCAAATGAATTAATGAAAGCACTTCCAAATATTTCTTATGTTCCCCATGAGGAATTCAAACGGTTGACAGAAAAAGCGAAATTCATCATACGCACTGGCGAAACGACGCCTTATGCCAATGTCATTTTGCAATGCGGTGTGATTTTTTAA
- a CDS encoding formate--tetrahydrofolate ligase, producing the protein MTITKPLTDLEIAYNAEIKPITEIAKSANIPEDALEQYGRYKGKIDPNKIPGEPNGKVVLVTATNPTPAGEGKTTVTIGLADALKQLNQKVVVALREPSLGPVFGLKGGATGGGYAQVLPMEQINLHFNGDFHAITTANNLIAAIIDNHIHQGNQLNIDPRRIIWKRVLDMNDRALRKVVVGLGGPAQGVPREDGFDITVASEIMAVFCLATSLEDLKERLSNIMIGYTYDRKPVYVKDLGIEGALTLILKEAFNPNIVQTIEGTPALVHGGPFANIAHGCNSLIATQTARKLADIVVTEAGFGADLGAEKFMDIKARIGNFHPDAVVIVTTIRALKMHGGVEKAELTKGNVSALLQGISNLERHVETVRNFGIEPIVAVNRFITDTEEEIQALLEWAKRNHVRMARTNVWEEGGKGGIDLAKQVLEVLDEPKQYAPLYDLSDSVEQKIATIVQKVYGGTGVVFTDQAKKQLKVIEENGWDHLPICMAKTQYSLTDNPKLLGRPKEFAITVREIIPKLGAGFLVCLTGEIMTMPGLPKTPAALNMDVDEKGNAIGLF; encoded by the coding sequence ATGACAATCACGAAACCTTTAACCGACTTAGAAATTGCTTACAACGCAGAAATAAAACCGATAACGGAAATTGCAAAAAGCGCAAATATTCCTGAAGATGCCCTTGAGCAATATGGACGCTATAAAGGAAAAATCGATCCGAATAAAATCCCAGGGGAGCCGAATGGAAAAGTGGTGCTGGTTACAGCAACCAATCCGACGCCGGCCGGAGAAGGGAAAACGACCGTTACGATAGGGCTAGCCGATGCTTTAAAACAATTAAATCAAAAAGTTGTGGTAGCCCTTCGCGAACCATCATTAGGTCCCGTTTTCGGATTGAAAGGCGGGGCAACCGGCGGCGGTTATGCCCAAGTGCTCCCGATGGAACAAATCAATCTGCATTTCAATGGAGACTTCCATGCGATTACAACGGCCAATAATCTGATTGCAGCCATCATTGATAACCATATCCACCAAGGCAATCAATTGAACATTGACCCAAGACGGATCATTTGGAAACGGGTTTTGGACATGAATGACCGTGCCCTTAGAAAAGTGGTGGTTGGGCTTGGAGGGCCGGCCCAAGGTGTGCCAAGGGAAGATGGCTTTGATATTACCGTCGCCTCCGAGATTATGGCAGTGTTTTGTTTGGCAACAAGCCTTGAAGATTTAAAAGAACGTTTATCCAATATTATGATCGGATACACCTATGACCGAAAGCCCGTTTATGTGAAAGATTTGGGCATTGAAGGGGCATTGACCCTCATTTTGAAAGAAGCATTCAATCCAAATATCGTGCAAACGATCGAAGGGACACCTGCCCTTGTTCATGGCGGCCCTTTTGCAAACATCGCCCACGGCTGCAATTCCCTCATTGCAACACAAACGGCACGCAAACTTGCGGATATCGTGGTCACGGAAGCCGGTTTTGGGGCGGATTTGGGTGCCGAAAAATTCATGGACATCAAAGCGAGAATAGGCAATTTCCATCCTGATGCGGTAGTCATTGTGACAACCATCCGCGCATTAAAAATGCATGGCGGGGTGGAAAAGGCGGAGTTAACAAAGGGAAATGTTTCCGCTCTATTGCAAGGAATTTCAAACCTGGAACGTCATGTGGAAACGGTGAGAAATTTCGGCATTGAACCGATTGTAGCTGTAAACCGCTTTATCACAGATACGGAGGAAGAAATTCAGGCACTTTTGGAATGGGCAAAAAGAAATCATGTCCGGATGGCAAGAACGAATGTATGGGAAGAAGGCGGAAAAGGTGGAATCGACCTTGCCAAACAGGTGCTTGAGGTGTTGGATGAACCAAAACAATATGCTCCGTTATACGATTTATCCGATTCCGTGGAACAAAAGATTGCAACGATTGTTCAAAAAGTATACGGCGGTACGGGTGTCGTATTTACCGATCAAGCGAAAAAGCAGTTGAAAGTGATTGAGGAAAATGGTTGGGATCACCTGCCAATCTGCATGGCAAAAACCCAATATTCACTAACGGACAACCCAAAATTGCTTGGCCGTCCAAAAGAATTTGCGATTACTGTGAGAGAAATCATCCCGAAATTGGGGGCAGGGTTCTTAGTTTGTTTGACAGGTGAGATTATGACCATGCCAGGTTTGCCAAAAACACCTGCAGCACTAAATATGGACGTTGATGAAAAAGGAAATGCCATCGGGCTGTTTTAA
- a CDS encoding sugar ABC transporter ATP-binding protein, whose amino-acid sequence MIEMTGISKAFNGNAVLKNVQFNLKDGEIHALMGENGAGKSTLMKILGGIHSNDAGEIKVDGQPVHFKSPKDAEKHGIVIIHQELNILPDLTVAENLFLGKEKTFGFGILKNKEMDQEAQELLAKLGLDIHPKTRAGDLSVGKQQIIEIAKAIASNAKYIIMDEPTAALTDREIRTLFETIRELKAKGISFVYISHRMEEIFSICDRITILRDGQYVGERNIPETNFDEIVAMMVGRELGERFPERKAEIGDVKLEVQNLTVKGLFENVSFNVRKGEVVGMAGLMGAGRTEVAETIFGYRRAHGGDILIDEKKVSIKTPIDAMKHKIGYVTEDRKTKGLVLDFSIQENVSLANLKKVSSSGVVNKEKETSLVNQYIQQLKIRTSSPKQSAKSLSGGNQQKVVLAKWLGTEPEVLILDEPTRGVDIGAKKEIYQIINDLAQAGVAILMISSELPEIIGMADRVLVMHEGKITGQVSKEEMTQERIMHFATGGEQVD is encoded by the coding sequence ATGATTGAAATGACAGGCATTTCAAAAGCGTTTAACGGCAATGCCGTATTAAAAAATGTTCAGTTTAATTTAAAAGATGGCGAAATCCATGCGTTGATGGGTGAAAACGGTGCCGGCAAATCGACATTAATGAAAATTTTGGGCGGCATCCATTCAAATGATGCTGGTGAAATCAAGGTGGATGGACAACCGGTGCACTTTAAATCCCCAAAGGATGCAGAAAAACATGGAATTGTCATCATCCATCAGGAATTAAATATATTGCCTGATTTGACTGTTGCAGAAAACCTGTTTTTGGGGAAAGAAAAAACATTCGGGTTTGGGATTTTGAAAAATAAAGAAATGGATCAGGAAGCCCAGGAATTGCTTGCCAAATTGGGTTTGGATATCCATCCGAAAACGAGGGCCGGAGATCTTTCCGTTGGGAAGCAACAAATCATAGAAATTGCAAAAGCGATTGCAAGCAATGCCAAGTATATCATCATGGACGAACCGACTGCCGCTTTGACGGATCGGGAAATCCGAACATTGTTTGAAACCATTCGGGAATTAAAAGCCAAAGGAATTTCCTTCGTTTATATTTCCCATCGAATGGAAGAAATTTTCTCCATCTGTGACCGGATCACGATTTTGCGGGATGGTCAATATGTAGGGGAACGGAATATACCGGAGACAAACTTTGATGAAATTGTGGCCATGATGGTTGGAAGGGAACTTGGGGAACGGTTCCCTGAACGAAAAGCGGAAATTGGCGACGTTAAGCTGGAAGTTCAAAACTTGACGGTCAAAGGTTTGTTTGAAAATGTTTCATTCAACGTCCGCAAAGGCGAAGTGGTCGGTATGGCAGGACTGATGGGCGCTGGAAGAACCGAAGTGGCTGAAACCATTTTCGGCTACAGAAGAGCCCACGGTGGCGACATTTTGATTGATGAAAAAAAAGTTTCCATTAAAACGCCGATTGATGCAATGAAACACAAAATCGGCTATGTGACCGAGGACCGAAAAACAAAAGGATTGGTTCTTGATTTTTCCATCCAGGAAAATGTGTCCCTTGCCAACCTGAAAAAAGTATCTTCTTCGGGTGTGGTGAACAAAGAGAAGGAGACTTCCCTTGTCAACCAATATATTCAACAGTTGAAAATCCGCACTTCCAGTCCAAAGCAAAGTGCGAAATCGTTAAGTGGAGGAAATCAACAGAAGGTTGTGCTTGCGAAGTGGCTTGGCACTGAGCCGGAAGTATTGATTTTGGACGAGCCGACCCGCGGCGTCGATATCGGTGCGAAAAAAGAGATTTACCAGATTATTAATGATCTGGCACAGGCTGGTGTAGCGATTTTAATGATTTCATCCGAATTGCCGGAAATCATTGGCATGGCGGACCGTGTCCTTGTCATGCATGAAGGGAAAATAACGGGCCAAGTTTCAAAAGAAGAAATGACCCAGGAAAGAATTATGCATTTTGCTACTGGAGGTGAGCAAGTTGACTAA
- a CDS encoding EAL domain-containing protein: MANMEKDNLGLAKTFIQQFSTALDLQKITDMDAFYKILAPLLYAMNQWADMTIISRDGTILYANEEYCKRLKYDQNEIIGLNVRTFHAGFESKHLFDEIWETVKSGRTWRGEMQHKTKDDSIFWTSTIIVPFKDDKGKLKYMIGFHTDITEIKQLESKGKSNFIRTLQNLQYGFFKVRKEQDGSMKYTMSEGRLMVELGGNTERILMKTPFEVFEPDIAELKHTMYIKAFEGEKVNFELELNGKLIYVDLDPIIHNGAVMEVFGTIYDFSEFRDVQKQLKVNEERYQSLIHYSHEYITTINKDGIIVDMNPKTMELIGVKEDMFGKLGLIEATVEEDRPIIAEYFNKAIRGEVQFFEHEVKNNGQRRFLNVTLVPIVVDNEIEGVYSIGKDITEQKLVQEQNAYLAHHDELTGLYNRRWMGKQIQETLKLAKENNQKFAILSLDLDRFKFINDTLGHFVGDELLQQIAERFQQNLHKDIFFVARMGGDEFMILCPNIESEEEVTETAQNILDSLKQPFYVQGFELFVTASIGIVFPSNDTDVTKLMKSVDIALYKAKELGRNMYQVFDRSMNKAHYKSFILERDLRKAIMNDELVAYFQPRVDAKNRKIVGAESLIRWNHPKYGLLPPGQFIPIAEETGLIDSIGDWMMKRVCEQLASWRKEGFSLIPISVNITSKRFIQQDFAESIRELLNRFELEGKWLEIEITENSIMRNEAVVQKTLKELKEMGVRVFIDDFGSGYSSFNYLKTFKIDGVKIDQTFIRNISNHPENASITSAMIKVAHQLNLEVIAEGVETEEELNFLLNENCRYIQGYYFGRPCQIEEFENIYLQKKINMI, from the coding sequence ATGGCAAATATGGAAAAAGATAATTTGGGTTTGGCAAAAACGTTTATTCAGCAATTCTCTACCGCTTTAGATTTACAAAAAATTACGGATATGGATGCATTTTATAAAATTTTGGCTCCTCTTCTATATGCCATGAATCAATGGGCTGATATGACCATTATCAGCCGGGATGGCACAATCCTTTATGCAAATGAAGAATATTGTAAGCGCTTAAAATATGATCAAAATGAAATTATTGGGCTAAATGTCCGAACTTTTCATGCCGGATTTGAATCAAAGCACCTTTTCGACGAGATATGGGAAACGGTGAAATCCGGCCGCACCTGGAGGGGTGAAATGCAGCATAAAACAAAGGATGACAGCATCTTTTGGACTTCCACTATTATTGTGCCTTTTAAAGACGACAAAGGGAAACTGAAGTATATGATTGGATTCCATACGGATATTACTGAAATAAAGCAGCTTGAATCAAAAGGGAAATCGAATTTTATTCGAACATTGCAAAATCTCCAATATGGTTTTTTCAAAGTGCGAAAAGAGCAGGATGGTTCAATGAAATATACCATGTCAGAAGGAAGATTAATGGTTGAATTGGGGGGAAATACAGAGCGGATATTAATGAAAACACCTTTTGAAGTATTTGAACCGGACATTGCTGAACTGAAGCATACAATGTACATAAAAGCCTTTGAAGGGGAGAAAGTAAACTTTGAATTGGAGTTGAATGGCAAGCTGATTTACGTGGATTTAGATCCAATTATACATAACGGTGCGGTTATGGAAGTGTTTGGCACAATTTATGATTTTTCGGAATTTCGTGATGTACAGAAGCAGCTGAAAGTGAATGAAGAACGCTATCAATCTTTAATCCATTATAGCCATGAATATATTACGACCATCAATAAAGACGGGATTATCGTCGATATGAACCCGAAAACGATGGAGTTGATCGGCGTAAAGGAAGATATGTTCGGAAAATTGGGGTTGATTGAAGCCACCGTAGAAGAAGATCGGCCGATAATTGCGGAGTATTTTAACAAAGCGATCCGGGGAGAAGTGCAATTTTTTGAACATGAAGTGAAAAATAACGGACAACGGAGATTTTTAAATGTCACTTTGGTGCCAATCGTGGTGGATAATGAAATCGAAGGAGTCTATTCAATCGGCAAAGATATTACAGAACAAAAGCTTGTGCAAGAACAGAACGCCTATTTGGCCCATCATGATGAATTAACCGGGTTATATAATCGCCGTTGGATGGGAAAACAAATTCAGGAAACTTTGAAACTGGCGAAAGAAAACAATCAAAAGTTTGCAATTTTATCGTTGGATTTGGACCGCTTTAAATTTATCAATGATACGTTGGGGCATTTTGTGGGCGATGAACTGCTGCAGCAAATTGCGGAAAGGTTCCAACAGAATCTTCATAAAGACATATTTTTTGTAGCCCGGATGGGTGGGGACGAATTTATGATACTCTGTCCGAATATAGAATCGGAAGAGGAAGTGACTGAAACTGCCCAAAATATTTTGGACAGTTTAAAGCAGCCTTTTTATGTGCAGGGGTTTGAATTATTCGTAACCGCAAGTATCGGAATCGTTTTTCCATCCAATGATACGGATGTGACGAAGTTGATGAAAAGTGTGGATATTGCACTTTACAAGGCAAAAGAACTTGGCCGGAATATGTATCAAGTCTTTGATCGTTCGATGAACAAGGCTCATTATAAATCATTTATATTGGAGAGGGATTTAAGAAAAGCCATTATGAATGATGAGTTGGTGGCTTATTTCCAACCGAGGGTGGATGCAAAAAACAGGAAGATTGTCGGAGCGGAATCATTGATTCGCTGGAATCATCCGAAATACGGTTTATTACCGCCGGGTCAATTTATTCCGATTGCGGAAGAAACGGGCTTGATCGATTCCATTGGCGATTGGATGATGAAAAGGGTATGTGAACAGTTAGCATCCTGGAGAAAAGAGGGATTTTCGCTCATTCCCATCAGTGTAAACATCACGTCCAAACGTTTTATTCAACAAGACTTCGCCGAAAGCATCCGAGAGTTATTAAACCGATTTGAATTGGAAGGAAAGTGGCTGGAAATCGAAATAACTGAAAACTCCATCATGCGCAACGAGGCAGTTGTACAAAAAACATTAAAGGAATTAAAAGAAATGGGCGTGCGGGTTTTCATTGATGATTTTGGGTCGGGTTATTCTTCATTTAATTATTTAAAAACTTTTAAAATCGATGGTGTAAAAATTGATCAAACCTTTATCCGCAATATATCCAACCATCCGGAAAATGCAAGTATCACATCAGCGATGATCAAAGTAGCACACCAGTTAAACTTGGAAGTGATTGCGGAAGGGGTGGAAACGGAAGAGGAATTAAATTTCCTGTTAAATGAAAATTGCCGCTATATACAAGGATATTATTTCGGCAGACCATGTCAGATTGAAGAATTCGAAAACATCTATTTGCAAAAGAAAATAAACATGATTTGA
- a CDS encoding LacI family DNA-binding transcriptional regulator, translated as MATIHDVARRANVSVATVSRYINQNGYVGKKSKEAIERAIKELNFVPNNVARTLSTKKSNLIGLIIPDIKNPFFPELARAVEDTAYRFGYTVILCNSDEDPLKEKHYLKVLTQEYVAGIIITSTDEGISRETDIPIVALDRAPKTDIPSVTTNNKLGAELAGRFMLECGASELLILKGPNQLTSSEERLEGFLKAVEGKNIKIHVVDSPYELHDAENITYEFLQKHPSVDGIFGSSDVSAIGALKACEKLGKKVPDELQIIGFDGIQLGNYTTPSLTTVAQKIYQLGETATELLINEIEGKSLEEKNILINPELVVRETTRKEFKQ; from the coding sequence ATGGCAACAATCCATGATGTAGCAAGAAGGGCCAATGTTTCTGTTGCAACTGTTTCCAGATACATCAACCAAAATGGGTATGTCGGAAAAAAATCAAAAGAAGCGATCGAGCGGGCAATCAAAGAGTTGAATTTCGTCCCAAATAATGTGGCGCGGACACTTTCAACCAAAAAATCAAATTTGATTGGATTAATCATTCCGGATATCAAAAACCCATTCTTCCCGGAACTTGCCCGCGCGGTTGAAGATACCGCTTACCGATTCGGCTATACCGTCATATTATGCAATTCGGATGAAGACCCTTTAAAAGAAAAACATTATTTGAAAGTGCTGACACAAGAATATGTGGCAGGCATCATCATCACTTCCACCGATGAAGGAATCAGCAGGGAAACGGATATTCCGATTGTTGCATTGGACCGTGCCCCAAAAACGGATATTCCATCTGTAACGACAAACAATAAGCTTGGGGCCGAATTGGCGGGCCGTTTTATGCTGGAGTGCGGAGCATCTGAACTGCTCATTTTAAAAGGGCCGAATCAATTGACTTCATCCGAAGAAAGGCTGGAAGGTTTTTTAAAAGCCGTTGAGGGAAAAAATATAAAAATACATGTTGTCGATAGTCCTTATGAATTGCATGATGCAGAAAACATAACATATGAATTTTTGCAGAAACATCCTAGCGTCGATGGAATTTTTGGGAGCAGTGATGTTTCGGCGATCGGTGCGCTGAAAGCCTGCGAAAAATTGGGGAAAAAAGTGCCGGATGAATTGCAAATCATTGGTTTTGACGGCATACAGCTTGGAAATTATACTACGCCGAGTTTAACAACGGTGGCACAAAAAATTTACCAATTGGGGGAAACAGCAACAGAATTGCTGATCAATGAAATTGAAGGAAAAAGCTTGGAGGAAAAAAATATTTTGATTAATCCGGAATTGGTTGTGCGTGAAACGACCCGAAAGGAGTTCAAACAATGA
- a CDS encoding PstS family phosphate ABC transporter substrate-binding protein produces the protein MITNIFASILVLIVLGFFTFAGVFMALLIGNFEWIPFMIISALILYLLFLAFLFRFFKTKKRVLWFIGISFVALAAGSVWPIYEKYIDSIPTVSSEVDIFEYMPFEEDSKVVSLDEEASLQLTEPLPVMDGATALYPLYSAIAQATYPKKTYDPYNSEVMVNTTPEAYENLINGKVDLIFVNEPSKNQLQRAKAKGVELQLTPIGKEAFVFFVNQKNEVDGLTLQEIKDIYSGKITNWKEVGGKNEPIRAYQRPEDSGSQTALQSLMGDTPIMDPPRENVASGMGEIINEVAQYRNFENAIGYTFRYYSQEMVGNKEIKLLSVDGVPPTKETIRSGEYPITGEFYIVTAGTDNPNVQKLIDWVLSPQGQKLIEKVGYVPIQED, from the coding sequence ATGATAACCAATATTTTTGCTTCAATTCTTGTTTTGATCGTACTAGGTTTTTTCACTTTTGCCGGTGTTTTTATGGCATTGTTGATAGGAAACTTTGAGTGGATCCCATTCATGATCATATCAGCCCTTATTCTTTATTTGCTCTTTTTGGCCTTTTTGTTCCGCTTTTTCAAAACAAAGAAAAGGGTTCTGTGGTTTATCGGGATTTCTTTTGTTGCCCTTGCGGCCGGTTCTGTATGGCCGATTTACGAAAAATATATAGACAGCATTCCAACCGTTTCATCAGAAGTGGATATATTTGAATATATGCCTTTCGAGGAAGATTCGAAAGTGGTCTCTTTGGATGAGGAAGCATCCCTTCAGTTGACGGAACCGTTGCCGGTCATGGATGGAGCAACGGCATTGTATCCTTTGTATTCCGCCATAGCCCAAGCGACGTATCCAAAGAAAACTTACGATCCTTATAACAGTGAAGTGATGGTTAATACGACGCCGGAAGCTTATGAAAATCTGATCAACGGAAAAGTGGATTTGATTTTTGTCAATGAACCATCCAAAAATCAACTGCAACGGGCGAAAGCAAAAGGTGTCGAATTGCAATTGACCCCTATTGGAAAAGAAGCTTTTGTCTTTTTCGTAAATCAAAAAAATGAAGTGGATGGGCTGACACTGCAAGAGATAAAAGATATCTATTCAGGAAAAATTACCAACTGGAAAGAAGTTGGAGGAAAAAATGAGCCGATTCGTGCTTACCAACGGCCGGAAGACAGCGGATCCCAAACGGCGTTACAGTCGCTAATGGGGGATACGCCGATCATGGACCCGCCAAGGGAAAATGTCGCCAGCGGAATGGGAGAAATCATCAATGAGGTCGCCCAATACCGAAATTTTGAAAACGCCATCGGTTATACGTTTCGATATTATTCACAAGAAATGGTGGGGAATAAGGAAATCAAGTTATTGTCCGTTGACGGAGTGCCACCGACAAAAGAAACGATCCGCAGCGGAGAGTATCCGATTACCGGAGAATTTTATATTGTTACCGCGGGAACGGATAATCCAAATGTGCAAAAATTGATTGATTGGGTTTTATCTCCTCAAGGTCAAAAATTGATTGAAAAAGTGGGATATGTACCGATTCAGGAGGATTGA